From a region of the Vagococcus coleopterorum genome:
- a CDS encoding polysaccharide deacetylase family protein, with translation MRKWIISLLVAIILAQLGFIFYRQSQLSNKTAPTTQQTEETSSLQLTETTKEPDSKPAKTEPNTKNWLSSEAEINFPILMYHSLSEGNSLRVPPAEFRQHMAWLKENDYYTLTPEEAYLVLTTNKKPAENIVWVTFDDGYLDNYEEGFPILKDLKMKATINSIIKKQKSDNGFTLEQAKEMSDSGLVSIQSHTYNHLELNQMTPAEQTEEMNSSKNFLDKNLKQDTNTLCYPVGRYDDTTIELSEKAGYKMAVTTEPGYASASDGLFALKRVRVSPGYDGAGFGNLMTSFAY, from the coding sequence ATGAGAAAATGGATTATTAGCCTGTTAGTTGCCATCATCCTTGCACAACTAGGATTTATCTTTTACCGTCAATCACAATTATCTAATAAAACAGCCCCCACGACTCAACAAACTGAAGAAACTAGCTCGCTTCAACTAACCGAAACAACGAAAGAACCTGATTCTAAACCAGCTAAAACTGAACCAAATACCAAAAACTGGCTCTCTTCTGAGGCAGAAATCAACTTCCCTATCTTGATGTATCATAGCTTATCTGAAGGTAACAGCTTAAGAGTCCCACCAGCTGAATTTCGCCAACACATGGCGTGGTTGAAAGAGAATGACTATTATACGCTGACACCAGAAGAAGCCTATTTAGTGTTAACAACTAATAAAAAACCTGCCGAAAACATTGTCTGGGTTACCTTTGATGATGGCTACCTTGATAACTATGAGGAAGGCTTCCCCATCTTAAAAGATTTAAAGATGAAAGCAACGATTAATTCTATTATCAAAAAACAAAAGAGTGATAATGGTTTCACTCTTGAACAGGCTAAAGAAATGAGTGACTCTGGCCTAGTTAGTATCCAGAGTCACACATACAATCACTTAGAATTAAATCAAATGACTCCGGCAGAACAAACGGAAGAAATGAACTCATCTAAAAATTTTTTAGATAAAAACTTAAAACAAGATACCAACACACTCTGCTATCCTGTAGGACGTTACGATGATACTACGATTGAACTATCTGAAAAAGCTGGTTATAAAATGGCTGTCACAACTGAACCTGGCTATGCTAGTGCTAGCGATGGACTATTTGCCTTAAAACGCGTGCGTGTATCCCCTGGATATGATGGCGCTGGCTTCGGTAATCTAATGACAAGTTTTGCTTATTAA